A stretch of the Halomonas sp. BDJS001 genome encodes the following:
- a CDS encoding RidA family protein produces the protein MPTFMNDPTMPTPSFPGSHMVVDDHYVFISGLTVGDLSNGHAARGDVKEETRLVMRALSRMLEMEGGSLADIVRVDIHLTDLHAIQDMDTVYAEYFEPGRYPARTCTESPSLCGGSSIEITVMAKRTNY, from the coding sequence ATGCCCACCTTTATGAACGACCCTACCATGCCCACACCAAGCTTCCCCGGTAGTCACATGGTAGTTGATGATCACTACGTGTTTATTTCAGGACTGACCGTTGGCGATCTCTCTAACGGCCACGCAGCCCGGGGCGACGTTAAAGAGGAGACTCGCCTTGTGATGCGCGCACTCTCACGCATGCTTGAAATGGAAGGCGGCAGCTTAGCGGATATAGTGCGGGTGGATATCCATCTCACGGATCTACACGCTATCCAAGACATGGACACTGTTTACGCTGAGTACTTTGAACCTGGCCGCTACCCTGCCCGCACCTGCACCGAATCCCCTAGCCTCTGCGGCGGAAGCAGTATTGAAATTACCGTGATGGCGAAGCGCACAAATTATTAA
- a CDS encoding cytochrome b codes for MALPIMDNSQRYGAISRFLHWGMALLFAWQFTSATAHWLFPDTPFEEFFWGTHYPVGVLLLALVVLRAIWALANASRRPPSVSVMAKLGHLALYGLMIAIPTIALIRQYGSGRSLEVFGINLMSGFEGEEITWMTDLGGLLHGELGWTLLALIVGHIVMAILHRKLTHHDVLTRMAR; via the coding sequence ATGGCACTACCGATAATGGATAATAGCCAACGATACGGTGCAATTAGCCGCTTTTTGCACTGGGGGATGGCGCTACTGTTTGCTTGGCAGTTTACGAGTGCCACGGCGCACTGGCTTTTTCCGGACACACCCTTTGAAGAGTTCTTCTGGGGAACCCATTACCCAGTGGGTGTATTGCTACTGGCCTTAGTCGTACTGAGAGCGATATGGGCGTTAGCCAATGCGTCGCGTCGCCCACCATCGGTGAGCGTTATGGCAAAGCTGGGCCATCTTGCACTCTACGGCTTGATGATCGCAATTCCGACGATTGCACTTATTCGCCAGTACGGTTCGGGCCGTTCGCTTGAGGTGTTTGGCATTAATCTGATGTCAGGTTTTGAGGGCGAGGAGATCACCTGGATGACGGATCTCGGCGGTTTGCTCCACGGTGAGCTGGGCTGGACACTGCTGGCGCTGATCGTAGGGCACATCGTGATGGCCATTTTGCATCGCAAGCTGACTCACCACGACGTGCTAACGCGCATGGCCAGATAA
- a CDS encoding vWA domain-containing protein, which yields MFIGLFETLKRAGVPVSLRELLDLHAVLERGVVFADMEAFYQVARTVMVKDERHFDRFDRAFAAWFKGLEDMDAAIEALIPDDWLRREFEKQLTDEEKAKVESLGGLEELIETFKKRLEEQKERHAGGNKWIGTGGTSPFGAYGYNPEGIRIGQDGSRHRRATKVWDERRFRDYDDSLELGTRNIKMALRRLRKFARQGALDEFDVDSTIRETAKDAGLLNVQMRPERHNAVKVLLFLDVGGSMDDHIRVCEELFSAARSEFKHLEHYYFHNCLYEGVWRNNMRRGNERIPTMDVLHTYGADYQVVIVGDAAMSPYEVTHPGGSVEHFNDEAGGVWLKRLCETFPRLAWLNPMPPRAWEYTYSTQLIREIIDDRMYPMTMEGLETAMRELAKK from the coding sequence ATGTTTATCGGCCTATTCGAAACACTAAAGCGAGCGGGTGTTCCAGTATCGCTTCGCGAGCTGTTAGATCTTCACGCCGTGTTGGAACGCGGTGTGGTGTTCGCCGACATGGAGGCCTTCTATCAGGTAGCGCGCACGGTGATGGTCAAGGATGAGCGCCACTTTGACCGCTTCGATCGTGCCTTTGCCGCTTGGTTTAAAGGCCTGGAGGATATGGATGCCGCCATTGAGGCGCTGATACCTGATGACTGGCTGCGCCGCGAGTTTGAGAAGCAGCTCACAGACGAAGAGAAAGCCAAAGTCGAATCCCTTGGCGGCCTCGAAGAGCTTATTGAGACGTTTAAAAAACGTCTGGAGGAGCAAAAAGAGCGCCACGCGGGCGGCAATAAATGGATTGGTACCGGCGGCACCAGCCCCTTTGGCGCCTACGGCTACAACCCGGAAGGTATTCGTATCGGCCAGGATGGCTCCCGCCACCGCCGTGCCACCAAGGTATGGGACGAGCGGCGTTTTCGTGACTACGACGACTCGCTGGAGCTGGGCACGCGTAATATTAAAATGGCGCTGCGCCGCCTGCGTAAGTTTGCCCGCCAGGGGGCGCTTGACGAGTTCGATGTGGATAGCACCATCCGCGAAACCGCCAAAGACGCCGGACTACTCAACGTACAGATGCGCCCAGAGCGTCATAATGCGGTGAAGGTGTTGCTGTTTTTGGATGTGGGCGGCTCAATGGATGACCATATTCGCGTCTGTGAAGAGCTATTTTCGGCGGCCCGCTCCGAGTTCAAGCACCTGGAGCACTACTACTTTCACAACTGTCTTTATGAAGGCGTTTGGCGTAACAATATGCGCCGGGGGAACGAGCGGATCCCGACAATGGATGTTCTGCACACCTATGGCGCGGATTACCAAGTCGTGATTGTCGGCGATGCCGCCATGTCGCCTTATGAGGTGACCCACCCCGGCGGCAGCGTAGAGCACTTTAACGACGAAGCGGGCGGCGTGTGGCTTAAGCGATTATGCGAAACGTTTCCTCGCCTGGCGTGGCTTAACCCTATGCCGCCCCGGGCCTGGGAGTACACTTACTCGACCCAACTGATTCGCGAGATCATTGATGACCGCATGTACCCCATGACCATGGAGGGCCTGGAAACCGCCATGCGCGAGCTAGCAAAGAAGTAG
- a CDS encoding AAA family ATPase: MAFESTSSYIATDALKQAVNAAVVLERPLLIKGEPGTGKTLLAEELAESLDTQLITWHIKSSTKAAQGLYEYDAVSRLRDSQLGVEGVENVANYIKPGKLWEAFTANQRVVLLIDEIDKADIEFPNDLLQELDRMEFHVYETGETIRAEQRPIIVITSNNEKELPDAFLRRCFFHYIEFPDRETMQAIVDVHFPDIAPRLVSEALEVFFELRKAPGLKKKPSTSELVDWLKLLMADNIAQEALYNRDPAKALPPMAGALVKNEQDTQLLERLAFMIRRQKGTGR; this comes from the coding sequence ATGGCGTTTGAATCCACCTCTTCCTACATCGCAACCGATGCGCTCAAGCAGGCGGTGAATGCTGCCGTGGTGCTTGAGCGGCCGCTATTGATCAAAGGCGAGCCGGGTACCGGCAAAACCCTGCTGGCTGAAGAGTTAGCCGAGTCTCTCGATACCCAGCTGATTACCTGGCATATCAAATCCAGCACCAAGGCGGCCCAGGGTTTATACGAGTACGATGCTGTCAGCCGTCTGCGTGACTCTCAGCTTGGCGTTGAAGGCGTGGAAAACGTCGCCAACTACATCAAGCCCGGCAAGCTGTGGGAAGCGTTTACCGCCAATCAACGGGTGGTGCTACTGATCGACGAGATCGACAAGGCCGATATCGAATTTCCCAACGATCTGCTCCAAGAGCTGGATCGTATGGAGTTTCACGTTTACGAAACCGGCGAAACCATTCGTGCCGAACAGCGCCCGATCATCGTAATCACCTCGAACAACGAAAAAGAGCTACCGGATGCCTTCCTGCGCCGCTGCTTTTTCCACTATATCGAGTTCCCTGACCGGGAGACCATGCAGGCGATTGTCGATGTCCACTTCCCGGATATAGCCCCCCGGCTGGTCAGCGAGGCCTTAGAGGTATTTTTCGAGCTACGTAAAGCGCCAGGCCTGAAGAAAAAACCGTCTACGTCTGAATTAGTCGACTGGCTCAAGCTACTGATGGCTGACAATATTGCTCAAGAAGCGCTCTACAACCGCGACCCGGCCAAAGCGCTGCCGCCCATGGCGGGTGCCTTGGTCAAAAACGAGCAGGACACTCAACTGCTGGAACGCCTGGCGTTTATGATCCGTCGCCAGAAAGGCACAGGCCGCTAA